One Maribacter cobaltidurans genomic window carries:
- a CDS encoding DUF3108 domain-containing protein — protein MRKVLVLLLLMGYNNLFSQEQQSAFKSGEWLKFRMHYGILNASYATLHVKNATIDSIPVYHVVGHGETTGFASIFFKVDDTYESYFDKRDGKPYKFIRKINEGGYTKDVEINFDHEKDKAVLNDKKNNKKFNFDLQDSIQDLISAFYFLRNNYEPKDLVVGEAIDLKMLYDDDGIFNFKLKYLGKEIVNTKYGKVECLKFRPLVQSGRVFKEKESLSLWVSNDDNRIPIRIKADLAVGAIKADLDGYNGLKHQFKILMD, from the coding sequence ATGAGAAAGGTTTTGGTTTTACTGCTTTTGATGGGATATAATAATCTATTTTCCCAAGAACAGCAATCTGCCTTTAAATCTGGGGAATGGCTAAAGTTTAGGATGCACTACGGTATCCTTAATGCCAGCTATGCTACCTTGCACGTAAAGAATGCTACAATAGATTCCATACCTGTTTATCACGTGGTAGGCCATGGAGAAACCACAGGATTCGCAAGTATTTTTTTTAAAGTGGATGATACCTATGAAAGTTATTTTGACAAGAGGGATGGAAAACCTTATAAGTTTATCCGGAAAATAAATGAAGGAGGTTATACCAAGGACGTAGAAATCAATTTTGACCATGAAAAGGACAAAGCGGTGCTCAATGATAAAAAAAACAATAAAAAGTTTAATTTTGATCTCCAAGACAGTATACAGGATTTAATTTCCGCGTTCTACTTTCTAAGGAACAATTATGAGCCCAAAGATTTAGTTGTCGGTGAGGCCATAGACTTGAAAATGCTATATGACGATGATGGTATTTTCAATTTTAAATTGAAGTACTTGGGAAAGGAGATTGTAAATACAAAGTACGGAAAGGTAGAATGTCTTAAGTTTAGGCCCTTGGTACAATCCGGTAGGGTCTTTAAAGAGAAGGAAAGTCTATCATTATGGGTGTCCAATGATGATAATCGCATTCCTATAAGAATAAAGGCAGATTTAGCGGTTGGTGCTATTAAGGCAGATTTGGATGGTTATAATGGCTTAAAGCATCAATTTAAGATACTAATGGATTAA
- a CDS encoding TraR/DksA family transcriptional regulator, which translates to MAEDLKVRYSDKDLAEFKELIEEKIEKAKSHLELLKSSYMNDGNNGTDDTSPTFKAFEEGSETMSKEANTQLAIRQEKFIRDLKNALLRIENKTYGICRVTGKLINKERLKLVPHATLSIEAKNMQK; encoded by the coding sequence ATGGCAGAAGATTTAAAAGTAAGGTACTCCGATAAGGATTTGGCAGAGTTCAAGGAATTGATCGAGGAGAAAATAGAAAAAGCAAAGAGTCATTTGGAACTACTTAAAAGTTCTTATATGAACGATGGTAATAATGGTACGGATGATACCTCGCCTACTTTTAAGGCATTTGAGGAAGGTTCTGAGACCATGAGCAAGGAGGCCAATACCCAGTTGGCCATACGTCAGGAAAAGTTCATTAGGGACTTGAAAAATGCGCTTCTTAGAATAGAGAACAAAACATACGGCATTTGTAGGGTAACGGGTAAACTCATCAACAAGGAACGTTTGAAATTGGTTCCCCACGCAACCTTGAGTATCGAAGCCAAGAATATGCAAAAATAA
- a CDS encoding tryptophan 2,3-dioxygenase family protein → MDDKERVKSQILKLEEKYRDSGQDLSSYLDGLLYQRYLTYWDYIHLDTLLSLQVPRTHFPDEEIFIMYHQITELYFKLILHEQKQLVDDKSQNLDFFVEKLRRINSYYTALISSFSIMIKGMEKEQFLQYRMALLPASGFQSAQFRMIEIYSTPLQNLVHESQRNDFSEANSIEELYENIYWKKGATDISTGEKTLTLKQFEYRYTPRLVRTAKQLLNNTIYHKYLALPPEAKQNKELVKALKTMDLNANVNWPLMHMGSAHRYLGKDSGDLEATGGTNWKEYLPPSFQKVVFFPEIYTKEELNNWGKQWVDHIYNPNKINT, encoded by the coding sequence ATGGACGATAAAGAGCGGGTCAAATCTCAAATTTTAAAACTTGAGGAAAAGTACAGGGATTCTGGCCAAGATTTAAGCTCTTATCTAGATGGGTTACTATACCAACGCTATCTTACCTACTGGGATTACATTCACTTGGATACCCTATTAAGTCTTCAGGTTCCCAGAACCCACTTTCCCGATGAGGAAATCTTCATCATGTACCATCAGATAACCGAGTTGTATTTCAAGCTCATTTTGCACGAGCAAAAACAATTGGTGGACGACAAATCCCAGAACCTTGATTTTTTTGTAGAAAAGCTAAGGAGAATTAACAGTTACTATACCGCCCTTATTTCATCTTTTAGCATTATGATCAAAGGAATGGAAAAAGAACAATTTCTTCAATATAGAATGGCTTTATTGCCAGCGAGCGGTTTTCAATCGGCTCAATTCAGGATGATAGAGATTTATTCCACACCCCTGCAAAATCTGGTACACGAGTCCCAAAGGAATGATTTTTCGGAAGCTAATAGTATCGAGGAGCTATACGAGAACATCTATTGGAAAAAGGGTGCTACGGATATCTCTACTGGGGAGAAAACCCTAACGCTTAAGCAGTTTGAGTATCGATATACGCCAAGGTTGGTGCGAACGGCCAAGCAATTGTTAAATAACACAATTTATCATAAATACTTAGCTTTGCCACCGGAAGCCAAACAAAATAAAGAATTGGTTAAAGCGTTAAAGACGATGGATTTGAATGCCAATGTCAACTGGCCGTTGATGCATATGGGTTCGGCCCATCGCTATTTAGGAAAGGATTCAGGAGATTTGGAAGCGACCGGAGGAACAAACTGGAAGGAATATCTTCCACCAAGTTTCCAAAAAGTGGTATTCTTTCCAGAAATTTATACAAAAGAGGAATTAAATAACTGGGGCAAACAATGGGTAGACCATATTTATAACCCCAATAAAATTAATACATAG
- a CDS encoding patatin-like phospholipase family protein: protein MVRFIEWKIARKLMGKGILLSLVFFVSMQSLAQTDEPKRPKVGLVLSGGGAKGLAHIGALKVIEEAGVQIDYIGGTSMGAIIGALYAAGYSASELDSIFRATDFINLIQDNLPRDAKTFHEKEDSERYALTLPFENFKVSVPTAFSGGQNIYNELVRLLYPVKDVNDFSKLPIPFVCIATNIETGQEVVLNSGYLPQAIMASGTLPSLFEPSSIDGKVLIDGGVVNNYPIDKVRDMGADIVIGVDVQHDLSSRDALLSATEILLQINNYRTVRDMVEKARKTDIYIKPDIEGFTVIEFDKTGEIIERGEQAAKEKFEDLKKIARKPFREKKGIHITSLKDTLTINRLIINGSNQHTRGYVKGKLRFNLAQPITFEKLQQGISNLTATGNFATNRYKLVSNGIGEDLILRLDETQNTSFIRLGAHYDDLYKSAAILNFTKRKLLFRDDEASFDLVLGDNVRYDFQYYVDKGTYWSFGLNSRFNAFSQDISFDLIRQNFEVPTGTNLNTLNIDVSDFTNQLYVQTVLREEFAFTLGGQYQFLKYSTRTIEPFTAETPSEVAEPSNERTFFEKGSYFSVYGNLKLDTYDDRYFPTRGLFFEGDMHYYLFSSDYNQNFKDFSVSKARMGTAFPIFKNLSMNIETEGGFKLGTSGVTTFDFVLGGYGTDMINNFTPFLGYDFLSLPGNSFVKAYARLDYEFIGKNHLLFATNFANVEDDLFRTGEWFTAPDFSGYGLGYGWESFIGPIQVLYSWSPERQNSNFFFSIGYWF, encoded by the coding sequence ATGGTTCGTTTCATTGAATGGAAAATAGCAAGGAAACTTATGGGCAAAGGTATTCTTTTGTCCTTGGTATTTTTTGTATCGATGCAAAGCTTGGCCCAAACAGACGAACCTAAAAGGCCAAAGGTTGGACTCGTTCTAAGTGGAGGTGGTGCCAAAGGGCTGGCGCATATTGGTGCCCTGAAGGTAATTGAGGAAGCGGGCGTGCAAATTGATTATATAGGCGGAACTAGCATGGGTGCCATCATAGGAGCCTTATATGCGGCGGGGTATTCCGCATCGGAACTGGACTCTATTTTTAGGGCGACCGATTTTATTAATCTTATACAGGATAATCTTCCAAGGGACGCAAAAACTTTTCATGAGAAGGAGGATTCTGAGCGCTATGCCCTAACCCTGCCGTTTGAAAATTTTAAGGTAAGTGTTCCTACCGCATTTTCTGGAGGGCAAAATATTTACAATGAGCTAGTTAGGTTGCTATATCCCGTAAAGGATGTGAACGATTTCTCAAAGCTTCCCATTCCTTTCGTTTGTATTGCCACTAATATTGAAACAGGGCAAGAAGTTGTTTTAAACTCTGGATATCTTCCACAAGCCATTATGGCCAGTGGAACTTTGCCCTCTCTTTTTGAACCATCAAGTATAGATGGAAAAGTACTTATTGATGGAGGAGTAGTAAATAACTACCCCATAGACAAAGTTAGAGATATGGGTGCCGATATCGTAATAGGGGTAGATGTACAGCACGATCTTTCAAGTAGGGACGCCCTATTGTCCGCAACGGAAATTCTTTTACAGATAAACAATTACAGAACGGTAAGGGATATGGTTGAAAAGGCCCGTAAAACGGATATCTATATTAAACCGGATATTGAAGGATTTACAGTAATTGAATTTGACAAGACGGGTGAAATTATTGAAAGAGGGGAACAGGCGGCCAAAGAAAAATTTGAGGATCTAAAAAAAATTGCAAGAAAACCATTTCGTGAAAAGAAAGGAATACATATCACGAGTCTTAAGGACACGCTTACCATAAACCGACTAATAATCAATGGTAGCAACCAACATACTAGAGGTTATGTAAAAGGAAAGCTAAGATTTAATCTAGCCCAACCCATTACTTTTGAAAAGCTACAACAGGGTATAAGTAATCTAACGGCAACAGGAAATTTTGCAACGAACAGATATAAGTTAGTCTCCAATGGAATTGGTGAGGATTTAATACTGCGTTTGGACGAAACCCAAAACACTTCGTTTATAAGATTGGGAGCGCACTATGATGACCTTTATAAAAGCGCGGCAATTCTAAACTTCACAAAAAGAAAACTTTTATTTAGGGATGATGAAGCTTCTTTTGATCTTGTATTGGGGGATAATGTAAGATATGACTTTCAATATTATGTGGACAAAGGAACCTATTGGAGCTTTGGTTTAAACTCACGGTTCAATGCCTTTAGTCAGGATATTAGTTTTGATTTAATACGGCAGAATTTTGAAGTGCCCACGGGAACAAATCTTAATACTTTAAATATTGATGTGTCCGATTTCACAAATCAACTATACGTGCAGACCGTTCTGAGGGAAGAATTTGCCTTTACCCTTGGCGGGCAATACCAGTTTCTTAAGTATAGTACAAGGACTATAGAGCCATTCACCGCTGAAACACCATCGGAGGTGGCAGAACCCTCCAACGAAAGGACTTTCTTTGAAAAAGGAAGTTACTTTAGCGTCTATGGTAATTTAAAGCTGGATACCTATGATGACAGGTACTTTCCTACTAGAGGCTTGTTTTTTGAAGGAGACATGCATTACTATCTGTTTTCTTCGGATTATAATCAAAACTTCAAGGATTTTTCGGTTTCAAAAGCAAGGATGGGAACTGCTTTCCCCATTTTTAAAAATCTATCCATGAATATAGAAACCGAGGGAGGTTTCAAATTGGGTACATCTGGTGTAACCACTTTTGATTTTGTTCTTGGAGGTTATGGTACGGATATGATAAATAATTTCACTCCGTTTTTAGGATATGATTTTTTGAGCCTGCCAGGGAATAGTTTTGTAAAGGCGTATGCAAGATTGGATTATGAGTTTATTGGAAAGAACCACCTTTTGTTTGCAACTAATTTTGCCAATGTTGAAGACGATTTGTTTAGAACGGGAGAATGGTTTACTGCGCCAGATTTCTCCGGGTATGGATTAGGGTATGGTTGGGAGTCCTTTATTGGACCGATACAGGTACTATATTCCTGGTCCCCGGAGCGGCAAAACTCCAATTTTTTCTTTAGTATAGGTTATTGGTTTTAA
- a CDS encoding lipoprotein signal peptidase, with protein sequence MNLKKSILLIVLILLVDQWSKIYIKTNFVLGESVDVFNWFKILFIENEGAAWGAKLSDVLPISDATGKLILTIFRLFAIFGIGYWLYDVVRKKSSKTLIVAVSLIFAGALGNILDSVFYGLLFDDSYNHVATLFSDEPYGKLFHGKVVDMLYFPLVDTTWPEWVPKVGGKNFRFFEPVFNIADTAISTGVGILLVFNKRAFGNNNEEEKVVEPTENQEDYREPVKE encoded by the coding sequence ATGAACCTGAAAAAGTCGATTTTACTCATAGTTCTAATTCTCCTAGTGGATCAATGGAGTAAAATATATATTAAGACAAACTTCGTTTTAGGTGAATCCGTCGATGTTTTTAACTGGTTTAAAATTCTATTTATTGAGAATGAAGGTGCTGCCTGGGGTGCTAAACTTAGCGATGTACTGCCCATTTCAGATGCAACAGGTAAACTGATTTTGACCATTTTCAGGTTGTTCGCCATTTTTGGAATTGGATATTGGTTGTATGATGTTGTAAGGAAAAAATCTTCAAAAACATTGATTGTTGCCGTTTCCTTAATATTCGCAGGAGCTTTGGGCAATATTTTGGACTCTGTTTTTTATGGGTTGCTATTTGATGATAGTTATAATCATGTGGCCACATTGTTTTCGGATGAACCCTACGGAAAGCTTTTTCATGGCAAGGTAGTAGATATGTTATACTTTCCATTAGTGGATACTACTTGGCCGGAATGGGTGCCCAAGGTGGGAGGAAAGAATTTTAGGTTTTTTGAGCCGGTCTTTAATATTGCGGATACGGCTATAAGTACAGGTGTAGGAATTTTGCTGGTTTTTAATAAGCGGGCATTTGGTAATAATAATGAAGAGGAAAAGGTTGTTGAGCCTACGGAGAATCAGGAAGATTATCGGGAACCAGTGAAGGAGTAA
- the pgi gene encoding glucose-6-phosphate isomerase produces the protein MKLNNIDPTTTEAWKKLDQHYKHSRDIQIKSLFAEDSKRAENFSKKWNDFLLDFSKNRITSETMELLLGLADELKLKDAIKKYFQGDEINETEGRAVLHTALRCKESDKVFVDGENVIPEVFEVRKHIKEFSESIIGGESKGYTGKKFTDIVNIGIGGSDLGPAMVTEALKFYKNHLNVHFVSNVDGDHVHEVLKTLNPETTLFVVVSKTFTTQETLSNATTIKKWFLEHASQKDIAKHFAAVSTNTEKIAEFGISDKNVFPMWDWVGGRFSLWSAVGLSIALAVGYENFNSMLQGAHEMDEHFKDTAFNENLPVLMALISIWYNNFYQAETEAIIPYTQYLSRFSAYLQQGIMESNGKSVGRNGKRVGYETGTIIWGEPGTNSQHAFFQLIHQGTKLIPTDFIGYKHSLHGDTDHHEKLMANFFAQTEALMNGKTVEEVIAELKEKNLSKEEVERLAPFKVFEGNKPTNSILIDKLTPKSLGSLIALYEHKIFVQGVIWNIFSFDQWGVELGKQLAGTILKDIQGSTISQHDSSTLRLLQYFKS, from the coding sequence ATGAAACTAAATAATATAGACCCAACCACCACAGAAGCTTGGAAAAAGCTAGATCAACACTATAAGCACTCTAGAGATATTCAAATAAAAAGTCTGTTCGCAGAGGATAGCAAAAGAGCGGAGAACTTTAGTAAAAAATGGAACGATTTTCTTTTGGATTTTTCCAAAAACAGGATTACATCGGAAACGATGGAATTGTTGTTGGGACTAGCGGATGAATTGAAATTAAAGGATGCCATAAAAAAATACTTTCAGGGCGATGAAATAAACGAAACTGAGGGAAGGGCAGTTTTACATACGGCTTTAAGGTGTAAAGAATCTGACAAAGTTTTTGTAGACGGTGAAAATGTTATTCCAGAGGTTTTTGAGGTTAGGAAACATATTAAAGAGTTTTCGGAATCTATAATAGGCGGAGAAAGTAAAGGATACACCGGAAAGAAATTTACGGATATTGTCAATATAGGTATTGGAGGTTCCGATTTAGGCCCAGCGATGGTCACCGAAGCATTAAAGTTTTACAAAAACCACTTAAATGTACATTTTGTAAGTAACGTAGATGGGGACCATGTTCACGAGGTTTTGAAAACCTTAAATCCGGAAACTACCTTATTCGTAGTTGTGTCCAAAACGTTTACCACGCAAGAAACATTGAGTAATGCCACTACCATAAAAAAATGGTTCTTGGAGCATGCTTCCCAAAAAGATATTGCCAAGCACTTTGCCGCGGTATCTACCAACACCGAAAAGATAGCGGAGTTCGGAATATCCGATAAGAACGTATTCCCTATGTGGGATTGGGTAGGTGGAAGATTTTCATTATGGAGCGCCGTTGGGCTTTCCATTGCGCTGGCGGTAGGATATGAAAATTTCAATTCCATGTTGCAGGGTGCCCATGAAATGGATGAACATTTCAAGGATACGGCGTTCAATGAAAATTTACCGGTTTTGATGGCACTCATTAGTATCTGGTATAATAATTTCTATCAAGCAGAAACAGAGGCCATAATTCCGTATACCCAATACTTAAGTAGGTTTTCCGCTTATTTGCAACAGGGTATCATGGAAAGCAACGGTAAAAGTGTTGGTAGGAACGGAAAAAGGGTAGGTTATGAAACAGGAACCATTATATGGGGAGAACCTGGGACCAATTCCCAACATGCTTTTTTTCAATTAATACACCAAGGAACAAAACTAATTCCTACTGATTTCATTGGGTATAAGCATTCATTACATGGTGATACGGATCATCATGAAAAGCTAATGGCCAATTTTTTTGCGCAAACGGAGGCCTTGATGAATGGAAAGACAGTGGAGGAAGTCATCGCAGAATTAAAGGAAAAGAATCTGTCCAAGGAAGAGGTAGAACGTTTGGCCCCCTTCAAGGTCTTCGAAGGGAATAAACCCACCAATAGCATATTGATAGACAAACTAACCCCTAAAAGTTTAGGGTCTTTGATAGCACTTTACGAACATAAGATATTTGTTCAGGGTGTTATCTGGAATATTTTCAGCTTTGATCAATGGGGTGTGGAATTGGGAAAACAATTGGCCGGCACCATATTAAAGGATATTCAAGGATCAACAATATCTCAACATGACAGCTCAACTTTAAGACTTTTGCAATATTTTAAGAGTTGA
- a CDS encoding 5-formyltetrahydrofolate cyclo-ligase: MMLKKDLRQKYLTLRNQLSSSQIADKSLAISNKTLELPIWSKDYYHIFLPILSKQEIDTINLLSILQGKDKNIVVPKVENDSLEHYLLTDNTKFKNSAWGVPEPVNGIQIEPNNIDVIFIPLLAFDENGNRVGYGKGFYDKFIACCKPEVLKVGLSFFEAEKRISGVLPTDIPLDYCVTPEKIYSFTGSR; the protein is encoded by the coding sequence ATGATGTTGAAGAAAGATTTGCGCCAAAAATACCTTACTTTAAGAAACCAGCTTTCCTCAAGTCAGATAGCTGACAAAAGTCTTGCGATTTCCAATAAAACCCTTGAGCTTCCCATTTGGTCCAAAGACTATTACCATATTTTTCTTCCCATACTTTCAAAACAGGAAATAGATACTATAAATCTTCTTTCAATTCTTCAAGGAAAGGATAAAAATATTGTAGTGCCAAAAGTAGAAAATGATTCCTTGGAACATTATTTACTCACAGACAACACTAAATTTAAAAATAGTGCATGGGGCGTTCCAGAACCAGTGAACGGCATTCAAATAGAACCCAACAATATCGATGTAATCTTTATTCCTTTGTTGGCCTTCGATGAAAACGGTAACAGGGTCGGTTATGGAAAAGGATTCTATGACAAATTCATAGCATGCTGTAAACCCGAAGTGCTCAAAGTGGGGCTTAGCTTTTTTGAAGCGGAAAAAAGAATTTCCGGAGTATTGCCTACTGATATTCCATTGGATTACTGCGTTACCCCTGAAAAAATTTACTCCTTCACTGGTTCCCGATAA
- the uvrC gene encoding excinuclease ABC subunit UvrC has protein sequence MSQIPIDVQLSALPNGPGVYQFYDKDDKILYVGKAKNLKKRVSSYFNKNHEYGKTRVLVKKIKRIKHIVVPTESDALLLENNLIKEYKPRYNVMLKDDKSYPWLCLKNERFPRLFPTRRVIKDGSEYYGPYTSMKTVRTLLDLIKSVYPLRTCNYDLSEEKIKGGKYKVCLEYHLGNCKGPCEGLQSSEEYNRQIEDIKEIIKGNFKSSLHYFKAQMKSLADQMRFEEAQRIKDKIEVLENYQVKSTIVNPKISNVDVFTIISDSAMAYVNFLQLSHGSIIRSHTMEIKKKLDESDEELLQLAIVEIRQRFNSQSQELYLPFEVELEASLKVSVPKLGDKKRLVELSERNAKFFRQERFNQIKIIDPDRHTNRIMAQMKKDLRLSEEPRHIECFDNSNIQGTNPVAACVVFRDGKPSKKEYRHFNIKTVTGPDDFASMEEVVFRRYKRLLEEDESLPQLIIIDGGKGQLSSALKSLEALGLRGKIAIVGIAKRLEEIYFPGDSIPLYLDKKSESLKIIQHLRNEAHRFGITFHRNKRSKSAINSELETIEGVGEKTARDLLKKFKSVKRIKEASLEHLTEIVGPSKAKKIYGSFH, from the coding sequence ATGTCCCAAATACCAATTGACGTTCAATTAAGTGCACTACCTAACGGACCAGGTGTTTATCAATTTTACGATAAGGATGATAAAATCCTGTATGTGGGCAAGGCAAAGAACCTTAAAAAAAGGGTGTCATCCTACTTCAATAAAAATCACGAGTATGGTAAAACCAGGGTCCTTGTAAAAAAAATAAAGCGGATCAAACACATTGTGGTACCCACGGAATCCGATGCACTTTTGCTGGAGAATAATCTGATCAAGGAATATAAGCCACGTTATAATGTAATGCTTAAGGATGATAAGTCCTACCCATGGCTATGTTTAAAGAATGAGCGTTTCCCTAGATTATTTCCCACTAGACGTGTTATAAAGGATGGCTCTGAATATTACGGTCCGTATACTAGTATGAAAACTGTTAGGACACTTTTGGATTTGATCAAAAGTGTTTATCCATTAAGGACCTGCAATTATGATTTGTCCGAAGAAAAAATAAAGGGAGGTAAATATAAGGTTTGCCTGGAATATCATTTGGGAAACTGCAAGGGACCCTGTGAGGGACTTCAATCCTCTGAAGAGTATAATAGGCAGATTGAGGATATTAAGGAAATTATCAAAGGAAATTTTAAATCCTCCTTACATTACTTTAAAGCTCAAATGAAATCCCTCGCAGATCAAATGAGGTTTGAGGAGGCGCAACGCATTAAGGATAAGATAGAGGTTCTGGAAAACTATCAGGTCAAATCCACTATTGTAAATCCAAAGATCAGCAATGTGGATGTTTTCACAATCATTTCTGACAGTGCCATGGCCTATGTTAATTTTCTTCAATTATCCCACGGTTCAATAATACGTTCTCATACCATGGAAATCAAAAAGAAATTGGATGAATCCGATGAGGAACTACTCCAATTGGCCATAGTGGAAATACGACAACGTTTTAACTCGCAATCCCAAGAACTTTATCTTCCCTTTGAAGTAGAATTGGAGGCATCCTTAAAGGTATCGGTACCAAAGCTAGGGGATAAAAAAAGGTTGGTAGAACTGTCTGAACGAAATGCCAAGTTCTTTAGACAGGAACGTTTTAACCAAATCAAGATTATAGACCCTGATCGTCATACCAATAGAATCATGGCCCAAATGAAGAAAGACTTGCGATTGTCAGAAGAGCCAAGGCATATCGAGTGTTTCGATAACAGTAACATTCAAGGGACTAACCCCGTTGCGGCCTGTGTTGTCTTTAGGGACGGGAAACCAAGTAAAAAGGAGTACAGACATTTTAATATCAAGACCGTAACGGGACCTGACGACTTTGCCTCCATGGAGGAAGTCGTATTTAGAAGGTATAAAAGACTTTTGGAGGAAGATGAATCCCTGCCGCAGTTAATTATCATTGATGGAGGTAAAGGACAGCTATCATCGGCTTTAAAAAGTCTGGAGGCTTTGGGACTACGGGGTAAAATCGCCATAGTGGGTATTGCAAAAAGGCTGGAGGAAATATATTTCCCGGGTGATTCAATACCACTCTATTTGGACAAAAAATCTGAAAGTTTAAAGATAATTCAACATTTGAGAAACGAAGCTCATAGATTTGGTATAACTTTTCACAGAAATAAAAGGAGTAAAAGCGCAATAAATTCGGAATTGGAGACTATTGAAGGTGTGGGAGAAAAAACTGCACGTGATTTATTGAAGAAATTCAAATCCGTTAAACGTATAAAGGAAGCTTCATTGGAGCATTTGACCGAAATTGTGGGACCTTCCAAAGCAAAGAAAATATATGGTTCGTTTCATTGA
- a CDS encoding M23 family metallopeptidase: protein MRKYWGIIFTLFFLGACKEEKVTVKHEELKISPVEDPVVTRFGFNFDEFNVHLDTIKYGDSFGELMLKNKVEYPKIATISEKYKDTFDVRRIRVGKPYLILKSKDTTEQAQVFIYENNPIDYTVVDLRDSVQVYKGKKKVKYVEREVSGIIETNLSEAILDQGIDYNVTHNLANVYAWTIDFSMLQKNDKFKVIYKEKYINDTVYAGAEPIDAAYFEHNGRPIYAFAYENDSLKRLVDYFDDEANNLRRTFLRMPVEFGRLSSRYNLKRRIRYYGYKVRPHKGTDYAAAIGTPILATADGTVTESTRRGGNGKYVKIRHNETYSTQYLHMKKQNVKKGQFVRQGDVIGWVGMTGNTGGPHVCYRFWKNGRQVDPLREELPQAEPLAEELRPDYYAYINPIKEQLDCIVYPEKIEEEDLLTLNEIDETK, encoded by the coding sequence ATGCGAAAATATTGGGGCATAATATTTACGTTGTTTTTTTTAGGGGCATGTAAGGAGGAAAAAGTTACTGTAAAACATGAAGAGCTAAAAATAAGCCCGGTGGAGGACCCCGTGGTCACCCGATTTGGTTTTAATTTTGACGAATTCAATGTTCATCTGGATACGATAAAGTATGGGGATAGTTTTGGGGAGTTGATGTTGAAGAATAAGGTTGAGTATCCTAAGATTGCGACCATATCAGAGAAATACAAGGATACTTTTGATGTTCGCAGGATTCGTGTTGGTAAACCTTATTTGATTTTAAAATCCAAGGATACTACGGAACAGGCCCAAGTTTTTATTTATGAAAACAATCCAATTGACTATACCGTAGTTGATCTTAGGGACAGTGTACAGGTTTACAAGGGTAAAAAGAAGGTAAAATATGTGGAAAGGGAGGTTTCTGGTATTATTGAAACCAATCTGTCCGAAGCTATCTTAGACCAAGGAATAGATTATAATGTTACGCACAACTTGGCCAATGTTTATGCTTGGACCATTGATTTTTCCATGTTACAAAAGAACGACAAGTTTAAGGTAATCTATAAGGAAAAGTATATCAACGATACCGTCTACGCGGGTGCAGAACCTATAGATGCCGCCTATTTTGAGCATAATGGAAGACCTATCTATGCTTTTGCCTACGAAAATGATTCTTTAAAAAGGTTGGTAGATTATTTTGATGATGAGGCCAACAACCTAAGACGGACGTTTCTTAGAATGCCCGTGGAATTTGGCAGGTTGTCCTCACGATATAACCTTAAAAGAAGGATAAGGTATTACGGGTATAAAGTAAGACCTCACAAAGGAACCGATTATGCCGCGGCCATAGGAACACCTATCCTTGCTACTGCGGATGGTACGGTCACGGAATCAACCCGAAGAGGAGGAAATGGAAAATATGTAAAAATCAGACATAACGAAACCTACTCTACACAATACCTTCATATGAAGAAGCAAAATGTAAAAAAGGGACAATTCGTTCGTCAAGGAGATGTTATTGGATGGGTAGGGATGACCGGAAATACGGGCGGGCCACATGTATGCTATCGGTTTTGGAAAAATGGCAGACAAGTAGACCCATTAAGGGAAGAGCTTCCACAGGCGGAACCACTGGCAGAGGAACTAAGACCAGATTACTATGCATACATAAACCCAATAAAGGAACAGTTGGATTGTATCGTTTACCCGGAGAAGATTGAAGAAGAGGATTTGTTAACACTCAATGAAATAGATGAAACTAAATAA